The nucleotide window AGCCACGGGAGAAGCGGCTGAAGCTGTTCTACCAGTTGGTAAAGCACCTCCTCGAGAGTGGCGTGCCCTTGGACGCCGTTGGACTCCAATGTCACATGTACGCCTGGGACGACAACCGTGCCTATTCGATGGAGGGCTTCAAGGAGGTCGTCGCGCGTTTTCGCAAACTGGGTCTCGAAGTCATGGTCACGGAAATCGACATGGTACAGAGCTTCAATGACCCCGAGCTTCAGCGCCGTCGTTATGAGGAGTTCGTTCATGCCTGTGTCGAGGCGGGTGTCAGCCAGCTTCATTTCTGGGGCGTCCGCGATGGCTCGGACAAAGGCTGGTTTGGCGATCGGAAGCCGCTCCTTTTCGACGAGAGCTTCGCCCCAAAGCCTGCGTACTACGGCGTCCAAGCTGCGCTACTGTCTCGCCGCTGAAGTCTCCGTAGGGCGGTGGCTTTTGTGGCAAAGCGAAGGAGGGGCAAAATAATATAGGTGCCCGTCATTTCCTTTCTATGTCAGCAAAGCGTCTGTATGGCTAGGATAGCGAGCGTCATCATTGTCCGTTCTCCGACCGCAACCGGTCGTCTCCCCCACATCCCCCAACCAGGACATTAGGCGTTCTTCCACTACGGCAGGGCCGTTGAGTGCCCTCTGCAAAAAGTGTGTATTGAATTAGTCTAATACTTATTTCCCGCCGCAGGCGGGTAGATCAACCCCAACAAACATGACAAACCGAAAGAAAGCCGCAGGCGCCCTCCTTTCAGGCGCCTTGCTCACGCTTGCGCTTGACCAGCAAGTGTTCGCCCAGGCAGCACAGACCGCGCCGGCTGCGCCGGCACCCGGGGCCACCGCCCCAGTTCCAGAGGAGGAGGAGATCATCGAGTTGTCGCCATTCGAGGTGACTTCCGATGACGCACAGGGCTACACCGCCACCGCCACGCTCGCTGGTACCCGCGTCCGCACCGAGCTACGTGACATTGCCTCTTCTCTGTCCGTGGTCACGCCTCAGTTCCTCCGCGACACGGGCGCGACAAACAACGAGACGCTGCTTCCGTACCAGACAAACACCGAAGTGGGTGGACTCGTCGGCAACTATGCGGGTACCGGAAATCTCCAGACCGCGAGCGAAACCGGCCGCCTCGCTCGGCCAAGCACCAACACCCGCGTCCGTGGCCTCGATGAAGCGGACAACACCCGCGACTACTTCCTGACCGACATCCCGTGGGACTCTTACAATGTCGATCGTGTCGAACTCCAGCGTGGCCCGAACTCCATTCTGTTCGGTGTCGGCAGTCCCGCTGGCATCATCAACACCGCCACTATCACCGCCAACCTCTCGAAGAACAGCGGCAAGGTGGAGGGCAGCTTTGGCAGCTATGGTTCACTCCGCGCCAATGGCGACTACAACCAGGTGCTGATCAAGAACAAGCTGGCGATCCGCGTCGCGGCGCTTAACGACCACACCAAGTACCGGCAGGATCCGGCCTACGCCCGCGACAAGCGCATCTTCGCCAACATGCGCGGCAATGTGCAGCTCCTGCCGCGTGAGTGGGCAAGCGAGTTCTCGGCCCGTGCAAGCGTGGAAAGGGGCGACATCAAGTCGAACCGCCCGCGCGCGCTTTCGCCGGTCGACAACATCTCGGCATTCTTCGACCCCGCTCGCTTCCCGCGAGCAAACGGCAAGATTCAGCTCTACGATCCCTACTACAGCTGGTCCTACTACCAACAGGTGGACCGTGGCACCAAGGTGCTGCCCGGCAATTACCCCAACTTCCAGGGCCTGCAACGCCCGGCGCTTGGAAACGACATGGGTATCTCCGACGGTCCTGTCGGAATCTATGAGAATGGCTCCAACAAGCCATCGGGCTGGTCTGCACAGAGCGCGTCCGTCTTCTTCGGCGTGGGACCCGACGGCCAGATTGACCGCAACATCAATGCGTTTCCCTTCGGTCGCGCCCAAGTGGTCGCCGGACTTTTCGAGTACTCGCAAAACCTGAACTCGATCGACCCGAATCAATACCCCGCCGCCGCAAAGGGTTTCTACAAGGACCTTGCTCTGCGCGACGCGTCGATATTCGACTTCTACAACAAGCTCATAGACGGCCCGAACAAGCGCGAGTGGAACCACTGGGATTCGCTTAACTTGGCCCTCTCCCAGCAGTTCCTCAACAACCGCATCGGTGTCGAATTCGTATATGACCGGCAGGATGTCACCTGGGGACAGTCCAACCTCCTGGGTTGGGGCAATCCCGGCCTAAATGTCGATATCAACCGCGTGTTGATGGAGACCGTGTCAACCTACAAGAAGACGATTGGTGACTGGGGTCCAGATGAGCCAATCACAAGCGGCACGCCTAACCCGAATGCGGGGCGTGCATTCGTTACAGGCAATGGGCGGCCCGGCGGAAATGAGACAAAAGTTGTCCGCGAGAATTATCGCTATACGGCTTTCGGCGAACTTCGGGGGTCCGACCTTTTCGAAAAGGACTCTTTCTTTGCGAAGCTGCTGCATCGCAACACGCTGACCGGACTCTACAGCCGAGACTACCGCAACTTCACCGAACTCGCGTGGAATAACTTCCTCACGGATGTCGAGTGGGCGCGCAAGCAGGGCCAGACTGTTGGCGTCAACGATGCCGGCCGTCGCGTGCCGTGGATCGTTTACCTGTCCGGTGACCTCACAAGCCGAAACAGCGCGCAGGGACTGGGGCTTGACCGCCTGCGCAGTCATGTCGACCCTCATGGCACCTACGTCGGACGCTACTTCGACTCAAACTGGGCGAAGCCGACCAATCCCAATGCTCCGGGCTACGTCGATCCTGCGGCTCCTTACACGCTCCCGATCAACGGTGATGCGAGCACTCAATCGGAAAATCCTGCCAACTACGTCGGCTGGGTCTCCTCGCCGTTCACCATCCTCAATGCCGACCACGGCGATCGTGCTGAGTTGATGACCGGCGCCTCCGTGCGTCGCGAGGAGCTCAAGTCCCGCGGACTCACGTTCCAGTCGTACCTTTGGGGTGACACGATCATTCCGACCTACGGCTGGCGTGAGGATCGCCTTCGCACCTATGGCACCACCGGAGCAAAGGACCCGCTCACGCAGGCATTCTCCACGGATATCGTGAACATCCCGAACAATCCGTTCGATCCAGGCCCGGTTCAGACACGTACCTGGGGTGTCGTCGCCAAGCTCCCGCCTGAAATCCGACGCAAGCTTCCCCTCGGCACGCAGATCAACGGGTTCTACAACAAGTCCACCAATGTACGCGCGGACAACCGCGTGGGCTTTTCCGGAAAGTCTCTGCCGAATTCGAGCGGCGAAAGTAAGGACTACGGCATTGTCATCAGCACGCTGGACGACCGGATCTCCGCCAAGATCACTTGGTATGAGACAAAAGTGAAGGACGCCAACATCCCCGGCGGCAACCCGCTGGGCCAGAACTCCTGGTTTCTTGCCAACATGCAGGGATGGGGTGCTGGTACTGCCCAGATCATTCGCATGGGCCGCAATGGTGAAGCTCCGGGCCTTGAATGGTATTGGAACTATGCCATGGTCGACGAAAACAAGTGGGGCGATCCGGTGTGGAGCAATCCGTTCTCACCCGAAGTTGTCAATCACCCTTCGATGGTGAAACAGGCCGCTGCTGTGGCTGACTTCGTGGCGACGATGCCGACACAGGAGTACATGGATGCCTTCGGCTTCCCGGTGAACGTTGCCAAGCTGCAGAGCTCGGACTACGCGACCCAGAAGCAGTCGATCGGCGGTGGTTGGAATCCCTACAATGGAGTCGCTGCCATCCAGCCCGCCGGCAACCAGCGCGTCAATGGTCTCACACCCGTAGGGACCATCGATCAACAGTCGAAGGGCATCGAGATCGAACTCTTCGCCCAGCCACTGAAGAATTGGGATCTCACGTTCAACGTGGCCAAGACTGAAGCCCAGCGCACCAACATCGGCGAGGCGTTCGCCGGCTGGATCGAGGGGCAGAAGAAGCGTCTCGACGGTCCCGCAGGAGACCTCCGCATGTGGTGGGCTGGCGACAAGACGTACCGAGCCTATTACGATCAGTTCATCTACCAGTCGTACCTGTTCCAGAAGGATGCGAATGGACAGTCCGCTCCCGAAATCCGTCCGTGGCGCTTTAACCTTGTCACGAACTGGCGCTTTGAGAACGGCTTCCTGAAGGGCGCCTACGCTGGTGGCGGCTATCGCTGGCAAGACGATGTGATCCTCGGCTATCGCCTCGACGATACGAAGTCGAAGCTTGATGTGCGTCGCCCCATCATGGGCGCGTCCGAGGATTCAATCGATGTTTGGGTCGGCTACACCCGCAAGCTGACGAGCAAGATCGACTGGCAGATCCAGCTCAACCTGCGGAACGTGGGCGACAAAGCGCACTTGATCCCGGTAAGCGCGAATCCTGATGGGACCATTGCCGCCATGCGCATTGCGGATGGCATGCAGTGGACTCTGCGTAACACCTTCTCGTTCTAGTTTAACTAGACGGGATGATTGGGTAGGGGACCACTTAAGGGTAAAAAAAGTGGTCCCAGCTGGCCGGTCGACCGGGGGGTTGGCCGGCCAGCACTCTTTCTGAGCAAATGCGGGAGGAACCCTCCCGGCATCCGTAACCTCACTTCTCGATGCATTCGTTCATCAAGGCTATTGCTAAGCTCACCTGCCTCGCGGGTGCAACCTACCTCGCTCTAACCTGTCAGCTCGCGGCAGCGCCGCTCGCCTTTCCCCTTCGGGTGGCTGACGACGGCAGGACCCTTGTCGACGTAAAGGGTGAGCGGGTCTTCCTTCATGGCGAGGCTGCTTGGTTCATGCCAAAGCACTCCGTGCTTGGGGAAGTGGAAGACTACCTCTCTCGTCGATCTAAGCAGGGGATGAATCTGGTTCTCCTCCACGCCGTCAGCAAGGAAGTGACGAGCGCCTCCAATCGGCAGGGAGAGTTCCCCTTCCACAACCATGATGATATCCTGACGCCGAACGAGAAGTACTGGGAGTACTTGGATGCCGTTCTTGAAATGGCCGAGCGCAAGGGCTACCTGGTCGGCCTAGCTCCACTCTGGTTGCGGTGGGGAAACGGCGACAAACACGGCTGGAGAGAACAGCTGTCCGCTGCGAATGCACAGCCTTACGCCGAGTTTCTCGCGCGGCGTTATTCCTCCCGGCAAAACATACTTTGGATCCTCGGCGGAGACTCCGATCCCGGGAACCGCTTCCACGAATTGAACACGATGGCAGAAGAGCTTGCCCGACGCGTGCCGCATCACCTGCTCACTCTACATCCGAACTCCCAGCAGAATAGTTCCAAGTGGTTTGGCGATTCGGACTGGCTTGAGGTCGATTGCGTGTACACCTACGAGGAACCGCAACGACAGGCCTCGCAGCAATGGCGCGCCTACGCGCAGGCAGGCCGCCACAGGCCAATGATCCTGATAGAGGGGGGTTACGAAAAGGAGAGCAATGACCTACGCGGAGGCTCGCCCCATCGCATGCGCCGTCAGTATTATGGTTCGGTTCTCAATGGAACCTTGATGGGACATGCCTATGGGCACCGCGACATTTACCCGTTCAAACGCGACCAGTGGCGCCGGGCGAT belongs to Opitutaceae bacterium and includes:
- a CDS encoding DUF4038 domain-containing protein, whose protein sequence is MHSFIKAIAKLTCLAGATYLALTCQLAAAPLAFPLRVADDGRTLVDVKGERVFLHGEAAWFMPKHSVLGEVEDYLSRRSKQGMNLVLLHAVSKEVTSASNRQGEFPFHNHDDILTPNEKYWEYLDAVLEMAERKGYLVGLAPLWLRWGNGDKHGWREQLSAANAQPYAEFLARRYSSRQNILWILGGDSDPGNRFHELNTMAEELARRVPHHLLTLHPNSQQNSSKWFGDSDWLEVDCVYTYEEPQRQASQQWRAYAQAGRHRPMILIEGGYEKESNDLRGGSPHRMRRQYYGSVLNGTLMGHAYGHRDIYPFKRDQWRRAIEDDGSRQMQHAATLFRSVAWWTLEPDVLDSTYLWYMQELREGRFILSGRATVGSNEYASAAVANDGRLAVVYLPTSRAITVDLDRLEVQGALTARWFDPTSGATRAVTDLVPDARSLRVLVPPGRNADGDSDWVLVLEVARHR